In the Desulfuromonas sp. DDH964 genome, GTCGAGTTCTTCCCCCTGGCCGAGGTCGGCGGAGTAGGCGACGACTTCGCACTGGTACTCTTCGACCAGCCACTTGAGGATGATCGAGGTGTCGAGGCCGCCGGAGTAGGCGAGGACGACTTTTTTGACGGAACCTTTTCTGGACATTTGGGTGTGCTCCTTGAAATATGGAGTGGCATGGGACGCGGGAGGTGGGACGCGGGACGGGAAGGTTCCTTCTCGTCCGATCGTGTCTGCTTCTCGCCTCTACAGTTTTATCACATAGGTCTTGACGAGCCGGTCATGCAGCCCCTGCTTCTGTTCGTCGAAGGCGACCATCAGGTAGCCAATGCCGAGAATCAGGGTGGAAAGAAATTTGCCGACGGTTTCGCGCACCAGCGCCACCCCGTAGCCGATGTCATTGCCGTTGGTGCGGATCACCTTGATCCGCAGTGCCATCTTGCCCGGCGTCTGGCCGCAGTAGCCGGTGAAGCCGACGTAGTAGATCACGCCGAGGGCCGGTCCGAAGGACCAGGCGATGGCCATGCCGAGCCCCTGGTCGGCACTCCCCCCGGTCAGGGCGACCGCCGCGGCGATCAGTGCGGTGCCGAAGAAAAATTGCAGCAGGGTGACCAGGGTCGAATCGACCAGCGACGCCACCACCCGGATCCAGAATCCGGCCTTGGGCAGGGCGGCGGCGCCGGCGGCGTCGAGGGGCGTGGCCTCTTCCGCAGGGGCGGTCCCTGGCGCCGGCAGTTCCGGCGGCATTGGCGCCGGCGGCTCGAAACGGAACTGTTCGCGGCAGCGCGGGCAGGTCACCCGCACCGCGACTCTTGGTAGCCGATCGGCCGGCAGTTCGCGCTGGAAACCACAGTGGGGGCAGGTCAGGTTCATCGCCGCACCCGCCTCAGGCCATCAGCGTGGCCATGATCGCCTTCTGCACGTGGAGGCGGTTCTCCGCCTCGTCGAAGACCACCGAGTGCGGTCCTTCGATCACTTCGTCGCTGATCTCCTCGCCGCGGTGGGCGGGAAGGCAGTGGAGAACGATGGCGTCGGCGGCGGCCGCGCGGACGATCGCGCCGTTGATCTGGAAGCCGGCAAAGGCCTGCTCCCGTTCCTTCTGCTCCGCTTCCTGCCCCATGCTCGCCCAGACATCAGTGTTGAGGACATCGGCGCCAGCAGCAGCAGCGAAGGGATCGTTGCTGTAGACGATCTGCGCCCCGGCGGCGGCGGCGCGCTGGCGGACAACGGCATCCGGTTCATACCCTTTCGGGGTGGCGATCTGCAGCTTGAAACCGAAGACCGCGGCGGCGTTGATCCAGCTGTTGGCCATGTTGTTGCCGTCGCCGATCCAGGCGTAGGTCAGGTCGCGATAGTTCTCCTTGTGCTCGCTCACCGTGAAGAGGTCGGCCATCAACTGGCAGGGGTGGTAGAGGTCGGTCAGGCCGTTGATGACCGGCACGCTGGCGTGGTGGGCGAGCTCGGCCACCGCCGCCTGCGAGAAGGTGCGGATCATGATGCCGTCGCAGTAACGCGCCATCACCCGGGCCGTGTCTTTGACCGGTTCGCCGCGTCCAAGCTGGGTGGTGCCGGAATGGAGGAAGAGGGCGTGGCCGCCGAGCTGGAACATGCCGACTTCGAAGGAGACCCGGGTGCGGGTCGAGCTCTTCTCGAAGATCATGGCGAGGGTTTTCCCTTCCAGCAAACGGTGCGGTTCGCCCCGCTGCTGGCGCGACTTGAGGTCCCGGGTCAGGGCGAAGATCTGCTCCAAATCGTCCCGGGTCCAGTCGGCGAGGGAGAGGAAGTCCTTGTTCATTGCACAACTCCTGAAAATGAAACGCAACGGCTGGTGCCGGGCACCAGCCTGGGGTGCGGCCCGGGCTCAGATCTCCTGGAAAATGCCGTCGAGGATTTCGATCATCGCGTCGATCTCGCTCCGGGTCACCGTCAGCGGCGGGACGAAACGGAGTACCGTATCCTGGGTGACGTTGAGCAGGACCCCGCGGGCGTGCCCTTTCTTGACGATGTCGCCACCGGGGATGGTAAGGCGCATGCCGACCATCAGGCCGATGCCGCGAACCGGGCCGATAAAGGGGTACTTCTGCTGCAGGCCGCGTAGTGCCGTGACGAGGTAGTCGCCCATTGTCTCGGCGTTTTCCAGCAGCCCCTCGTCGAGGATGGCCTGGAGGGTCGCCAGGGCCGCCGTCGTCACCAGCGGGTTGCCGCCGAAGGTCGAGCCGTGGGTGCCGGGGGTGAAGCTGGCGGCGATCTCGGCGCGGGCGAGCATGGTGCCGATCGGCGCCCCGCCGGCGAGTGCCTTGGCCAGGGTCATGATGTCGGGGGTAACCCCAAAGTGCTCGTAGGCGAAGAGCTTGCCGGTGCGGCCGATGCCGGTCTGCACCTCGTCGAGGATCAGCAGCAGCCCAAAGCGGTCGCAGAGCTCCCGCACTTCCTTAAGATAGCCGGGGGTGGGGACGTTGACCCCGCCCTCACCCTGGATCGGCTCGAGCATTACCGCGCAGGTCTCGGGCGTGATCGCCGCTTCGATCGCCGCGGCGTCGTTGAAGGGGACATGCTTGAAGCCGTGCAGCAGCG is a window encoding:
- a CDS encoding RDD family protein, with the translated sequence MNLTCPHCGFQRELPADRLPRVAVRVTCPRCREQFRFEPPAPMPPELPAPGTAPAEEATPLDAAGAAALPKAGFWIRVVASLVDSTLVTLLQFFFGTALIAAAVALTGGSADQGLGMAIAWSFGPALGVIYYVGFTGYCGQTPGKMALRIKVIRTNGNDIGYGVALVRETVGKFLSTLILGIGYLMVAFDEQKQGLHDRLVKTYVIKL
- the argF gene encoding ornithine carbamoyltransferase, with translation MNKDFLSLADWTRDDLEQIFALTRDLKSRQQRGEPHRLLEGKTLAMIFEKSSTRTRVSFEVGMFQLGGHALFLHSGTTQLGRGEPVKDTARVMARYCDGIMIRTFSQAAVAELAHHASVPVINGLTDLYHPCQLMADLFTVSEHKENYRDLTYAWIGDGNNMANSWINAAAVFGFKLQIATPKGYEPDAVVRQRAAAAGAQIVYSNDPFAAAAGADVLNTDVWASMGQEAEQKEREQAFAGFQINGAIVRAAAADAIVLHCLPAHRGEEISDEVIEGPHSVVFDEAENRLHVQKAIMATLMA
- a CDS encoding acetylornithine transaminase, producing the protein MTTSAEWIARGDQVIMTTYGRYPLVPVRGAGCRLWDADGKEYLDFLAGVAVNNLGHCHPKVVKVLQEQAATLLHCSNYYNIPQQIELAELLCRLTFADRAFFCNSGAEANEAAIKLARKYSREKYGPERFAIITAAESFHGRTMATVSATGQEKVQRFFDPLLHGFKHVPFNDAAAIEAAITPETCAVMLEPIQGEGGVNVPTPGYLKEVRELCDRFGLLLILDEVQTGIGRTGKLFAYEHFGVTPDIMTLAKALAGGAPIGTMLARAEIAASFTPGTHGSTFGGNPLVTTAALATLQAILDEGLLENAETMGDYLVTALRGLQQKYPFIGPVRGIGLMVGMRLTIPGGDIVKKGHARGVLLNVTQDTVLRFVPPLTVTRSEIDAMIEILDGIFQEI